The following proteins come from a genomic window of Sphingosinicella flava:
- a CDS encoding RsmB/NOP family class I SAM-dependent RNA methyltransferase, whose product MERTRPSRSAPLSVKEPQGTASRRAALRLMDAVLRKGLPLEAALDTAARDVKRPDDRAFAHAIVAEALRRLADLDALIDGATKKPLPDDSKARAALRIALVQALAMDTPHHAAISTVLPLVDGGPRRLVHGVFSSVIKKGAALPEIPNLPGNVRHRWQQAWGGLVVEAASHALATPPPLDLIFKDDAALERFKHALCSGAGRSPAAPGEEAGPRPSPGNASGVEEPLSLMPRHLRLPARTRVSDLPEFEAGDWWVQDISASLPARLLGDGKGKTALDLCAAPGGKTMQLAAAGYDVTAVDASAKRLERLAENFARTKLNATTIAADVMHWQPREQVDAILLDAPCSATGIFRRHPDVLYRARPRVIAELAEAQKAMLARAAGWLKPGGTLVYSVCSLEPEEGERVVEAFREAHPDFEILPIRPDEMADGTAPSQEGYLRILPGALAEQGGADGFFMVRMRKLR is encoded by the coding sequence ATCGAGCGCACTCGACCCTCACGGTCGGCGCCGCTGAGCGTGAAGGAACCTCAGGGCACGGCCTCGCGCCGTGCGGCCCTGCGCCTGATGGACGCGGTGTTGCGCAAGGGCCTGCCGCTCGAAGCGGCGCTCGACACCGCCGCCCGCGACGTGAAGCGCCCGGACGACCGCGCCTTCGCCCACGCCATCGTCGCCGAAGCGCTCCGCCGCCTCGCCGATCTCGACGCTCTGATCGATGGCGCGACGAAGAAGCCGCTGCCCGACGATTCCAAGGCTCGCGCGGCGCTCCGCATCGCGCTCGTCCAGGCGCTGGCGATGGATACGCCGCATCACGCCGCCATCTCGACCGTGCTGCCGCTGGTCGACGGTGGCCCCCGCCGCCTCGTCCACGGTGTGTTCAGCAGCGTAATCAAGAAGGGCGCGGCCCTCCCCGAAATCCCGAACCTCCCCGGAAACGTCCGCCACCGCTGGCAGCAGGCCTGGGGCGGCCTCGTCGTCGAAGCCGCCTCCCACGCCCTCGCCACGCCCCCGCCGCTCGACCTCATCTTCAAGGACGATGCGGCGCTGGAGCGTTTCAAACACGCATTGTGCTCCGGCGCAGGCCGGAGCCCAGCGGCGCCGGGCGAAGAAGCTGGACCCCGGCCTTCGCCGGGGAACGCAAGCGGAGTTGAAGAGCCCCTCTCCCTCATGCCCCGCCACCTTCGCCTCCCCGCCCGCACCCGCGTGTCCGACCTTCCGGAATTCGAAGCGGGCGACTGGTGGGTGCAGGACATTTCCGCCAGCCTCCCCGCTCGCTTGCTGGGGGACGGCAAGGGCAAGACCGCCCTCGATCTGTGCGCCGCGCCCGGCGGCAAGACGATGCAGCTCGCCGCCGCCGGATATGACGTGACGGCGGTGGATGCCTCCGCAAAGCGCCTCGAACGCCTCGCCGAAAATTTCGCCCGCACGAAATTGAACGCCACAACGATTGCCGCCGATGTCATGCATTGGCAGCCGAGGGAACAAGTCGACGCCATCCTGCTCGACGCCCCCTGCTCGGCGACGGGCATCTTCCGCCGCCATCCTGATGTCCTCTACCGCGCAAGGCCGCGCGTGATCGCGGAACTAGCGGAGGCCCAGAAAGCGATGCTGGCAAGGGCGGCGGGGTGGCTGAAACCCGGCGGCACCCTCGTCTATTCCGTTTGCTCGCTGGAGCCGGAAGAAGGCGAGAGAGTGGTCGAAGCCTTCCGCGAAGCCCACCCCGATTTCGAAATCCTCCCGATCCGCCCGGATGAAATGGCGGACGGCACGGCGCCCTCACAAGAAGGATATCTTCGTATCCTGCCTGGCGCACTAGCCGAACAAGGCGGTGCTGACGGGTTCTTCATGGTGCGGATGCGAAAGCTAAGATGA
- a CDS encoding M48 family metalloprotease has translation MNGLRTILLLSALTALFMALGYTLGGAGGAMMALAFAALMNLFTFWNADRIVLKMHDAHEVDARTAPQFHAIVAGLAARAGLPMPRVYLIDSPHPNAFATGRNPANAAVAATTGLLAILDREEVAAVMAHELAHVKNRDTLIMTMTATIAGAISFLANFGLFFRGGDNRGNALAMILAVIVAPFAAMIVQMAISRTREYSADRGGAEISGNPRALASALAKLAGGAARIPNPVTARNPAAAALYIVPGGSDSLFSTHPDTGNRIAALHAIADEMGLSSPPPVATASGMTAVPPSRRKSSALDPHGRRR, from the coding sequence ATGAACGGTTTGAGGACGATCCTGCTTCTTTCGGCGCTGACCGCCTTGTTCATGGCGTTGGGCTACACGCTCGGCGGCGCGGGCGGGGCCATGATGGCGCTCGCCTTCGCGGCGCTCATGAACCTCTTCACCTTCTGGAACGCGGACAGGATCGTGCTCAAGATGCACGACGCGCATGAGGTCGACGCCCGCACCGCGCCGCAATTCCACGCCATCGTGGCCGGCCTCGCCGCCCGCGCCGGCCTTCCCATGCCGCGCGTTTATTTGATCGACAGCCCCCATCCCAACGCCTTCGCCACCGGCCGCAATCCGGCCAACGCCGCCGTCGCCGCGACTACGGGCCTCCTCGCCATCCTCGATCGCGAAGAAGTCGCCGCCGTGATGGCGCACGAGCTTGCCCATGTGAAGAATCGCGACACGCTCATCATGACGATGACCGCGACCATCGCGGGGGCCATCTCCTTCCTCGCCAATTTCGGCCTCTTCTTCCGGGGCGGCGACAATCGTGGCAACGCGCTCGCCATGATCCTCGCCGTCATCGTCGCGCCCTTCGCGGCGATGATCGTGCAGATGGCGATCAGCCGCACCCGCGAATATTCGGCCGACCGGGGCGGCGCGGAAATCAGCGGCAATCCTCGTGCCCTCGCTTCGGCGCTGGCGAAGCTCGCGGGGGGCGCGGCCCGCATCCCCAATCCGGTAACGGCCCGCAATCCGGCTGCGGCGGCGCTCTACATCGTGCCCGGCGGGAGCGATAGCCTGTTCTCCACCCATCCCGATACCGGCAACCGCATCGCCGCCCTTCACGCCATCGCCGACGAAATGGGCTTGTCCTCGCCACCGCCTGTCGCCACAGCGTCGGGCATGACCGCCGTTCCCCCCAGTCGCCGCAAATCGAGCGCACTCGACCCTCACGGTCGGCGCCGCTGA
- a CDS encoding gamma-glutamylcyclotransferase family protein, producing the protein MICNPQLNIPLFSYGTLQQENVQLATFGRLLEGRADALAGYRLEAITIDDPAVVAASGLAVHHIAVPSSDSADQVPGTVFQITAEELAASDAYEVEAYTRIEAPLASGSTAFVYVRA; encoded by the coding sequence GTGATCTGTAATCCGCAGCTGAATATTCCTCTCTTCTCCTACGGCACGCTTCAGCAGGAAAATGTGCAGCTCGCTACTTTCGGGCGCCTTCTGGAGGGGCGGGCGGATGCGCTCGCGGGCTATCGTCTCGAAGCTATAACCATCGACGATCCGGCGGTGGTCGCGGCGAGCGGACTTGCCGTCCACCATATCGCCGTCCCGAGTAGCGATTCCGCCGACCAGGTGCCGGGTACCGTCTTCCAGATCACGGCAGAGGAGCTGGCCGCATCCGACGCCTATGAAGTTGAAGCCTACACCCGCATCGAAGCGCCTCTTGCTTCGGGTAGCACCGCATTCGTCTATGTGCGCGCTTGA
- a CDS encoding GNAT family N-acetyltransferase, whose amino-acid sequence MLRTVRQEDLQAFFEHQCDPVATELAAFPSRGREAFDAHWAKILDDPGFWVRTIEVEDGVAGYVCAFPREGRWEIAYWLDRALWDRGIAARAVAEFLTLFPERPVFATVAEHNRPSLRVLEKSGFRFVERYESEGDVAELLMTLERAD is encoded by the coding sequence ATGCTGAGGACCGTTCGCCAAGAAGACCTGCAGGCTTTTTTCGAACATCAGTGCGATCCAGTCGCGACGGAGCTCGCCGCTTTTCCTTCGCGCGGGCGGGAGGCGTTCGACGCCCATTGGGCGAAAATTCTGGATGATCCCGGCTTCTGGGTCCGAACCATCGAGGTCGAGGACGGCGTTGCCGGCTACGTCTGCGCTTTCCCGCGGGAAGGCCGGTGGGAAATCGCCTATTGGCTGGACCGGGCCTTATGGGACCGGGGCATCGCGGCCCGGGCGGTTGCGGAATTCCTCACCCTGTTTCCCGAACGCCCCGTCTTCGCCACCGTCGCCGAACATAATCGGCCGTCCTTGCGCGTGCTCGAGAAATCCGGCTTCCGCTTCGTCGAGCGGTACGAAAGCGAGGGCGATGTGGCCGAGTTGCTGATGACGCTCGAACGGGCGGACTGA
- a CDS encoding NAD(P)H-dependent glycerol-3-phosphate dehydrogenase, which yields MKLGVIGGGAWGTALAQVAAAKGQETLLWAREPDVVASVNAAHENRLYLPGIPLNPAIRATGDLADTADCDALLIVTPAQHMRTVIADLPPRDVPLVLCAKGIEDKTGLFLHDVARTMQPRGAIAVLSGPTFAHEVAAGLPTAVTLAIEDQAMGERLRDRLAGPAFRPYLSSDVAGAEIGGAVKNVLAIACGVVEGKRLGQNARAALISRGFAEMTRFGLAKGARVETLAGLSGLGDLVLTCSSISSRNFSLGKGLGEGKSAAELMADRRTVAEGAFTAPVLLRVAKAANVDMPIAAAVCALLAGDCTADEAVERLLARPLRSEGV from the coding sequence ATGAAACTGGGTGTGATCGGCGGCGGCGCCTGGGGCACCGCCCTGGCGCAGGTCGCGGCGGCGAAGGGGCAGGAAACCCTTCTCTGGGCGCGCGAGCCGGACGTCGTGGCGAGCGTCAACGCCGCGCATGAAAACCGCCTCTATCTTCCCGGCATTCCGCTCAACCCGGCGATCCGCGCGACCGGAGATCTCGCCGATACCGCGGACTGCGATGCCTTGCTCATCGTCACCCCCGCCCAGCATATGCGGACTGTGATTGCCGATCTTCCGCCGCGCGACGTCCCGCTCGTCCTGTGCGCGAAGGGGATCGAGGACAAGACCGGCCTCTTTCTCCACGATGTCGCGCGCACCATGCAGCCGCGCGGGGCGATCGCCGTCTTGTCGGGCCCCACCTTTGCCCACGAAGTCGCCGCCGGACTGCCCACCGCCGTCACCCTCGCGATCGAGGATCAGGCGATGGGGGAAAGGCTGCGCGACCGGCTCGCCGGACCTGCCTTCCGCCCCTATCTGTCCAGCGACGTGGCCGGCGCGGAAATCGGCGGCGCGGTGAAAAACGTCCTCGCCATCGCTTGCGGCGTTGTCGAAGGGAAGAGACTGGGGCAGAATGCCCGCGCGGCCCTTATTTCGCGGGGCTTTGCCGAAATGACTCGTTTCGGCCTCGCCAAGGGCGCTCGCGTCGAAACGCTGGCGGGCCTGTCCGGCCTCGGCGATCTCGTCCTTACCTGCTCGTCCATCAGTTCGCGCAATTTCAGCCTCGGCAAGGGCTTGGGCGAAGGCAAAAGCGCGGCGGAACTGATGGCCGACCGCCGCACCGTGGCCGAAGGCGCATTCACCGCGCCGGTGCTCCTGCGGGTCGCGAAGGCTGCCAATGTCGATATGCCGATCGCGGCGGCGGTCTGCGCCTTGCTTGCGGGGGACTGCACCGCCGACGAGGCGGTCGAGCGTCTCCTCGCCCGGCCGCTCAGGAGCGAAGGCGTTTAG
- a CDS encoding DUF1674 domain-containing protein: MPGQRPPHATPPAHLSESPPVPAPQPAAEAEEHGGPKGEEPTRYGDWENKGICWDF; encoded by the coding sequence ATGCCCGGCCAGCGCCCGCCTCACGCCACCCCGCCCGCTCATCTGTCGGAAAGCCCGCCGGTGCCCGCGCCCCAACCGGCGGCCGAAGCCGAGGAGCATGGCGGGCCCAAGGGCGAAGAGCCGACACGCTACGGGGATTGGGAAAATAAGGGCATTTGCTGGGATTTTTAG